CTGGTTCCAGATGTCTTCGGCCTGGGTCGCCCAAAGGCTGGTGGTCAGGCTGGCGAATGGGGTGTAGGTGATACCGCCGGTGTAGATGTGATCGGTTTCAACGATGCCGTTGGCGTATTCGGTGCGGAATTTACGCTGGCTTTCTTCGGTACGCGGAGAGTTGCGATCGAAGGTGGCCAGGTCGAAAGCCAGGTTGTTCAGCTCTTCGCTGTGGATGGCCACACCTTCGAAGCTCGAAGGCAGCGCACGGTTACCGATGACATCGACCATCGGGCTGCTGAAGTTCATGCGGCCAGCGGTCAGGGTAGTGTTGGAGACACGGGCCTTGACGTTGGCCAGGCCCAGTTTGCTCCACTGGCCGACGGCGTCACCACCTTCTTCGGTCAGGGTACGGTTGTTGCCCGCGCCAGGACGGGTTCCCGGTGCGCCGCCGTTGTTGGACGCCAGATCCTTGCGATCACGATCCAGAGCGATGGCGTTGTAGGCCGCCACTTCGGTACTGAAACCTACGGTGCCTTGAGTGAAGCCGGAGTTGTACTTGAGGATGGTGCCCTGAACCCAGTTGATACGACGATCAGTCGGGGTTGATACACCGTCTTTCTTGTAGCTGAACGTGCCGCCACGTTTCAGTTGCTCGTTGGCATACCAGTTACGCGTGCTACCGGTGATCGACTGCCCTTCGACGAAGCCAGTGGCTTCACTCTGAGCACTTTTCTCATTCACGGTAACCGGGGTGAACGCCTGGCTCTGGGATTCTGCGTAAGCCGTGGCGGTCACGCTGCTGATGGCCAAGGCCAATAACGCGGTGCTGCTCAGTTTCATGTGTGAAGCTCCTTTCTTTCTTTTTTTAATGCCGGTCTTTTTTGGTGATCCGGCTATTTGGTTTAGAACTCGTTCAGGCTTCGCAAACGTTTGCTGCAGGCCGATTTGACGAATTACGGCAATACGCTTGCGTGA
The Pseudomonas sp. GR 6-02 genome window above contains:
- a CDS encoding OprD family porin — encoded protein: MKLSSTALLALAISSVTATAYAESQSQAFTPVTVNEKSAQSEATGFVEGQSITGSTRNWYANEQLKRGGTFSYKKDGVSTPTDRRINWVQGTILKYNSGFTQGTVGFSTEVAAYNAIALDRDRKDLASNNGGAPGTRPGAGNNRTLTEEGGDAVGQWSKLGLANVKARVSNTTLTAGRMNFSSPMVDVIGNRALPSSFEGVAIHSEELNNLAFDLATFDRNSPRTEESQRKFRTEYANGIVETDHIYTGGITYTPFASLTTSLWATQAEDIWNQYYFGASHVLGDSQVLSLTTGLNYYKTQEEGKALIGKIDNDTYSLSFGLTHQAHSLTFSYQEVNGNEYFDYLHETNGIYLANSLLSDFNGPNEKSFQIAYGLNMAEYGVPGLKFNIYQARGWGIDGTHYTGNEGVAGKGYDGIQAQDGETHYEYGIGATYALQSGPLKATTVRATYTAHRASENQADGSINEFRLVTTIPFNIL